A single region of the Nocardioides aurantiacus genome encodes:
- a CDS encoding CsbD family protein: protein MGLADKAKNTAEDLKGKSKEATGEATNDDSLKAEGKTDQTKSSAKQAGENVKDVFKN from the coding sequence ATGGGACTCGCTGACAAGGCCAAGAACACCGCGGAAGACCTCAAGGGCAAGAGCAAGGAGGCCACGGGCGAGGCCACCAACGACGACTCGCTCAAGGCCGAGGGCAAGACCGACCAGACGAAGTCGTCGGCCAAGCAGGCCGGCGAGAACGTCAAGGACGTCTTCAAGAACTGA
- a CDS encoding CPBP family intramembrane glutamic endopeptidase, with translation MRIQPRPLITVGLVLGYLAVIAVTWAVAGIDYDEVGDSTSTIVRGIVVPVALGAAFLAAATTYLGWWGPAIREETRVPAWLWSVPVLMVLPGLGALLGGLGPADRSAGYLLALGVGTLLVGFGEEMLARGTGLVGLRGGFGEAAAWFFSCLIFGLIHALNFFFGQGLGTTAQQIAIAFVAGSVLYLTRRVSGTLVLAMLLHAWIDFTTLAFSDAAADARSPFVALSLVQWVAFVLAAVGVVLVLRRGRDRDDHPDRAPATA, from the coding sequence ATGCGCATCCAGCCACGACCGCTCATCACGGTCGGCCTCGTGCTCGGCTACCTGGCGGTCATCGCCGTCACCTGGGCCGTGGCCGGCATCGACTACGACGAGGTCGGCGACTCGACGTCCACCATCGTCCGGGGGATCGTCGTCCCCGTCGCACTGGGCGCTGCCTTCCTGGCCGCCGCCACGACCTACCTGGGGTGGTGGGGTCCCGCGATCCGCGAGGAGACCCGCGTCCCGGCGTGGCTGTGGTCGGTGCCGGTGCTCATGGTCCTTCCCGGGCTCGGCGCCTTGCTGGGCGGCCTCGGCCCCGCCGACCGGAGCGCCGGCTACCTGCTCGCCCTCGGCGTCGGGACCCTCCTGGTCGGGTTCGGCGAGGAGATGCTGGCTCGCGGAACCGGCCTGGTCGGGCTGCGGGGCGGCTTCGGTGAGGCGGCGGCCTGGTTCTTCAGCTGCCTGATCTTCGGACTGATCCACGCCCTGAACTTCTTCTTCGGCCAGGGCCTCGGCACCACCGCGCAGCAGATCGCCATCGCCTTCGTGGCCGGCTCGGTGCTCTACCTCACCCGCCGCGTCTCCGGCACCCTCGTCCTCGCCATGCTGCTCCACGCCTGGATCGACTTCACGACCCTGGCCTTCAGCGACGCCGCCGCCGACGCGCGGTCGCCCTTCGTCGCCCTCAGCCTGGTCCAGTGGGTCGCGTTCGTCCTGGCCGCGGTGGGCGTCGTCCTCGTCCTGCGGCGCGGGCGCGATCGGGACGACCACCCGGACCGCGCACCTGCCACCGCGTGA
- a CDS encoding WS/DGAT/MGAT family O-acyltransferase produces the protein MSKKRRVPPQDAMFLWIETPETMMHVASLMPFTPPADAGPTYLRDILDEARHQPVLPPWNQKLTHPFLLRHPRQAWVEDENFDFDFHVRRSALASPGDERELGILVSRLHSHQLDFTRPPWELHVIEGLEGGRFALYTKVHHALVDGYSAVKMLGRSLSEDPGSKGKFFFSLDPPKRSKPPKEAVSLVRAVSGTATGVAKGALGAAGSAAGVAKAVIKLETSRGEEHKNLKGGWSAPDSIFNQRTSRTRRFATQQFATSRFKAVAKASGGTLNDVVMAVCGGGLRAYLEELGELPEKPLVAFVPVNIRDDGDEGGGNKVAVLMASMGTHVADPVERLDAVIDSTRQAKSQMSGLGQLPSLAYSGYLLAPSIAQTSAAIAGVKNPLPTTFNLVLSNVPGPKKTLWLHGSRLEAVYPVSIPAHGMALNITLETYADTMNFGFIGDREAVPHLQRLAVHTGEALTALERGLGLPTGAGDGDASGAPATRQQPGPGRSAATRAALAEAGKKGAAKKTTATKRTAKKTATKKTTAKKTTAKKTATPKTATKKAATD, from the coding sequence ATGAGCAAGAAGCGCAGGGTCCCGCCGCAGGACGCGATGTTCCTGTGGATCGAGACACCGGAGACGATGATGCACGTCGCGTCGTTGATGCCGTTCACGCCACCGGCCGACGCGGGACCGACGTACCTGCGCGACATCCTGGACGAGGCGCGCCACCAGCCGGTCCTGCCGCCGTGGAACCAGAAGCTGACGCACCCGTTCCTGCTGCGGCACCCGCGACAGGCGTGGGTCGAGGACGAGAACTTCGACTTCGACTTCCACGTACGCCGCTCCGCGCTCGCCAGCCCGGGCGACGAGCGCGAGCTCGGGATCCTGGTCTCGCGGCTGCACAGCCACCAGCTGGACTTCACCCGGCCGCCGTGGGAGCTGCACGTCATCGAGGGTCTCGAGGGGGGTCGGTTCGCGCTCTACACGAAGGTGCACCACGCCCTCGTGGACGGCTACAGCGCGGTGAAGATGCTGGGGCGCTCGCTCTCGGAGGACCCGGGGAGCAAGGGGAAGTTCTTCTTCAGCCTCGACCCGCCGAAGCGTTCCAAGCCGCCGAAGGAGGCCGTGTCGCTGGTCCGTGCCGTGAGCGGCACCGCGACCGGGGTGGCCAAGGGTGCGCTCGGTGCGGCGGGTTCTGCGGCCGGCGTGGCCAAGGCCGTGATCAAGCTCGAGACCAGCCGCGGGGAGGAGCACAAGAACCTCAAGGGCGGGTGGAGCGCGCCCGACTCGATCTTCAACCAGCGCACCAGCCGGACCCGTCGCTTCGCCACCCAGCAGTTCGCCACCTCTCGCTTCAAGGCCGTCGCGAAGGCGTCGGGCGGGACCCTGAACGACGTCGTGATGGCGGTCTGCGGCGGTGGGCTCCGCGCCTACCTCGAGGAGCTCGGCGAGCTGCCTGAGAAGCCACTGGTGGCCTTCGTGCCGGTGAACATCCGCGACGACGGGGACGAGGGCGGCGGCAACAAGGTCGCCGTGCTCATGGCCTCGATGGGCACCCACGTGGCAGACCCGGTGGAACGGTTGGACGCGGTGATCGACTCGACCCGCCAGGCGAAGAGCCAGATGTCCGGGCTGGGCCAGCTGCCCTCGCTGGCCTACTCCGGCTACCTCCTGGCGCCCAGCATCGCCCAGACCTCGGCCGCCATCGCGGGTGTCAAGAACCCGTTGCCCACCACCTTCAACCTGGTGCTCTCCAACGTGCCGGGGCCGAAGAAGACGCTCTGGCTGCACGGCTCGCGCCTGGAGGCGGTCTACCCGGTGTCGATCCCGGCGCACGGGATGGCGCTCAACATCACCCTGGAGACCTACGCCGACACCATGAACTTCGGCTTCATCGGCGACCGGGAGGCAGTGCCGCACCTGCAGCGGCTGGCGGTCCACACCGGTGAGGCGCTGACCGCGCTCGAGCGCGGTCTCGGACTCCCGACCGGCGCCGGGGACGGCGATGCGTCGGGAGCGCCGGCGACGCGTCAGCAGCCCGGACCGGGCCGGTCGGCCGCGACCCGCGCCGCGCTCGCCGAGGCGGGCAAGAAGGGCGCCGCGAAGAAGACCACGGCCACCAAGCGCACGGCGAAGAAGACGGCGACCAAGAAGACGACGGCCAAGAAGACGACGGCCAAGAAGACCGCGACCCCGAAGACCGCGACCAAGAAGGCCGCGACCGACTGA